The following are encoded in a window of Rhodomicrobium lacus genomic DNA:
- a CDS encoding cysteine hydrolase family protein, producing the protein MDPRTTALVLIEYQNDFVKPGGANYEGVKGVMESTNMLANTLATVEEARARGATIMHAAISFAEGYPEIPSNPYGILAGIVAGQAFRKGTWGAEIIEELTPQPGDIVIEGKRGLDCFASTNLDFVLRQRGVTNVVLAGFLTNCCVESTMRSAYERGFHVVTLTDCTAALSEEEQRVATTKDFALFSRPLTHDAFLAELGA; encoded by the coding sequence ATGGACCCGAGAACCACAGCGCTCGTGCTCATCGAATATCAGAACGACTTCGTGAAACCGGGCGGCGCGAATTACGAGGGCGTCAAGGGCGTGATGGAGAGCACGAACATGCTTGCCAATACGCTCGCGACCGTCGAAGAGGCGCGGGCCCGCGGCGCGACCATCATGCATGCCGCGATCAGCTTCGCGGAAGGATATCCGGAAATCCCGTCGAACCCTTACGGCATTCTCGCCGGCATCGTGGCGGGGCAAGCCTTTCGCAAGGGCACCTGGGGCGCGGAAATCATCGAGGAACTGACGCCGCAGCCGGGCGATATCGTCATCGAGGGCAAGCGCGGCCTCGACTGCTTCGCCAGCACCAATCTCGATTTCGTGTTGCGCCAGCGCGGCGTGACGAACGTCGTGCTTGCGGGCTTCCTCACCAATTGCTGCGTGGAAAGCACCATGCGCTCGGCTTATGAGCGCGGGTTCCATGTCGTCACTCTCACCGACTGCACGGCGGCGCTGAGCGAGGAAGAGCAGCGCGTCGCGACGACGAAGGACTTCGCGCTGTTCTCGCGCCCGCTCACGCATGATGCGTTTCTTGCGGAGCTTGGCGCTTAA
- a CDS encoding cold-shock protein encodes MSNVGVVKWYNSQKGYGFIQPDDGGKDVFVHVSALERAGLRGLVEGQKVSFEIQTDRRTGKTSAGNLQVA; translated from the coding sequence ATGAGCAACGTGGGCGTCGTGAAATGGTACAACAGCCAAAAGGGCTATGGTTTCATTCAGCCTGATGACGGCGGCAAGGACGTTTTCGTTCACGTCAGCGCTCTGGAGCGCGCCGGTCTCCGCGGCCTCGTCGAGGGCCAGAAGGTTTCTTTTGAAATCCAGACGGACCGCCGCACCGGCAAGACCTCGGCGGGTAATCTGCAGGTCGCTTAA
- a CDS encoding CYTH domain-containing protein, protein MPFEIERKFLVVNDGWRAEADGGSMIRQAYLANTGKLSLRIRTRENKATLTLKSAGVGIRRQEFEYDIPLDHAAALMALREGSVIEKRRHLLPWHGLILEIDVFHGDNEGLVVAEIELPHEDHRFPLPSWIGADVSGDPRYSNASLCKRPFSRWGALPAWESSSNPEI, encoded by the coding sequence ATGCCTTTCGAAATCGAGCGAAAATTTCTTGTCGTCAACGATGGCTGGCGGGCGGAAGCCGACGGCGGTTCAATGATCCGTCAAGCCTATCTGGCGAACACCGGCAAGCTTTCGCTTCGCATACGCACCCGCGAAAATAAAGCGACCCTCACACTCAAATCCGCTGGCGTGGGCATCCGGCGCCAGGAATTCGAATATGACATCCCCCTCGATCACGCGGCGGCTCTCATGGCGCTTCGCGAAGGCTCGGTCATCGAAAAGCGGCGGCATCTTCTGCCCTGGCACGGCCTGATCCTGGAAATCGACGTGTTTCACGGCGACAACGAAGGTCTCGTGGTTGCCGAAATCGAACTGCCGCACGAAGATCACCGCTTTCCGCTGCCGTCATGGATCGGAGCAGACGTCAGCGGCGACCCTCGCTATTCGAATGCGAGCCTCTGCAAGCGGCCATTTTCGCGGTGGGGAGCGCTTCCGGCGTGGGAAAGCTCCTCAAATCCGGAAATTTGA
- a CDS encoding PrkA family serine protein kinase — protein sequence MSTDLFDTYARGFEARRETVMSLAEYLKGCKTDPLMYASPHERLLAAIGEPEMVDTSKDSRLGRIFMNRTIRVYPAFAEFYGMEETIERIVAFFRQGAQGLEERKQILYLLGPVGGGKSSLAERIKALMEQKPIYVLKAGDELSPIFESPLCLFDREAMGDRIEAEYGIPKRRLTGLMSPWCLKRLDEFGGDITKFKVAKITPSRLRQIGIAKTEPGDENNQDVSSLVGKVDIRRLELLAQNDPDAYSYSGGLNRANQGVLEFVEMFKAPIKMLHPLLTATQDGNYVGSENIGSIPFNGIIMAHSNEAEWRSFKNNKTNEAFIDRIYVIKVPYCLRVQEEEKIYDKLIRSSELANAPCAPGTLGMLARFSVLSRLKPHENSSLYAKMRVYDGESLKEVDPKARTMQEYRDHAGVDEGMDGISTRFAFKTLSATYNHDTQEVGADPVHLMYVLEQAIRREQYPDDIESSYIEFIKTELGPRYAEFIGNEIQKAYLESYHDYGQNLFDRYVAYADAWIEDQDFKDADTGQLLNRELLNQELSKIEKPAGIANPKDFRNEVVKFTLRARAQRGGKNPSWTSYEKIREVIERRMFSQVEDLLPVISFGSKKDGETEKKHSEFVERMVARGYTERQVRRLVEWYMRVRQAG from the coding sequence ATGTCGACTGATTTGTTTGACACCTATGCGCGCGGTTTCGAGGCAAGACGCGAAACCGTTATGAGTCTGGCGGAGTATCTTAAGGGGTGCAAGACGGATCCGCTCATGTACGCCTCTCCGCATGAGAGGCTGCTCGCCGCCATCGGCGAGCCGGAGATGGTGGACACTTCGAAGGATTCCCGTCTCGGCCGCATATTCATGAACCGGACCATCCGGGTTTATCCGGCTTTCGCCGAGTTCTACGGCATGGAAGAGACGATCGAGCGGATCGTCGCCTTTTTCCGTCAGGGTGCTCAGGGCCTTGAGGAGCGCAAGCAGATCCTCTATCTGCTCGGGCCGGTCGGCGGCGGCAAGTCTTCGCTCGCCGAGCGCATCAAGGCGCTGATGGAGCAGAAGCCGATCTACGTTCTGAAGGCCGGCGACGAGTTGTCCCCGATCTTCGAAAGCCCGCTCTGCCTGTTCGACCGCGAAGCGATGGGCGACCGAATCGAGGCTGAATACGGCATTCCGAAGCGCCGCCTTACTGGCCTTATGAGCCCATGGTGCCTGAAGCGGCTCGACGAATTCGGCGGCGACATCACCAAGTTCAAGGTCGCGAAGATCACGCCGTCGCGGCTTCGCCAGATCGGTATCGCGAAGACCGAGCCGGGCGACGAGAACAATCAGGACGTTTCCTCTCTCGTGGGCAAGGTGGACATCCGCCGCCTCGAACTGCTCGCCCAGAACGATCCGGATGCCTATTCCTATTCCGGCGGTCTGAACCGCGCGAACCAGGGCGTGCTCGAATTCGTCGAAATGTTCAAGGCGCCGATCAAGATGCTGCATCCGCTCCTGACGGCGACGCAGGACGGCAATTATGTCGGCTCCGAAAACATCGGCTCGATCCCGTTCAACGGCATCATCATGGCGCACTCGAACGAAGCCGAGTGGCGCAGCTTCAAGAACAACAAGACGAACGAAGCCTTTATCGACCGTATCTACGTGATCAAGGTTCCGTACTGCCTGCGTGTCCAAGAAGAAGAAAAGATCTACGACAAGCTCATCCGGTCGTCGGAACTGGCAAATGCGCCATGCGCGCCCGGTACGCTCGGAATGCTGGCGCGCTTCTCGGTGCTGTCGCGTCTCAAGCCGCACGAGAATTCGAGCCTTTACGCGAAGATGCGCGTCTATGACGGTGAAAGCCTGAAAGAGGTCGATCCGAAGGCGCGCACCATGCAGGAATACCGCGATCATGCGGGCGTGGACGAAGGCATGGACGGCATCTCGACGCGCTTCGCGTTCAAGACGCTGTCGGCCACCTACAACCACGATACGCAGGAAGTGGGCGCCGATCCGGTGCATCTCATGTATGTGCTGGAACAGGCCATCCGCCGCGAGCAATACCCCGATGACATCGAAAGCTCGTATATCGAGTTCATAAAGACGGAACTCGGTCCCCGTTATGCTGAGTTCATCGGGAACGAGATCCAGAAAGCCTATCTCGAATCCTATCACGACTACGGCCAGAACCTGTTCGACAGGTATGTTGCCTATGCCGATGCCTGGATCGAGGATCAGGATTTCAAGGACGCCGACACCGGGCAACTCCTGAATCGCGAGCTTCTCAATCAGGAGCTTTCGAAGATCGAGAAGCCGGCCGGCATCGCGAACCCGAAGGACTTCCGCAACGAGGTCGTCAAGTTTACACTGAGGGCGCGAGCGCAGCGCGGTGGCAAGAACCCGAGTTGGACGAGTTACGAGAAGATTCGGGAAGTCATCGAGCGGCGCATGTTCAGCCAGGTGGAAGACCTGCTTCCTGTGATCAGCTTCGGTTCGAAGAAGGACGGCGAAACCGAGAAGAAGCACAGCGAGTTCGTCGAGCGGATGGTGGCGCGAGGCTACACCGAGCGTCAGGTTCGCAGACTGGTGGAATGGTACATGCGCGTTAGACAGGCGGGCTAG
- a CDS encoding alpha/beta hydrolase, with protein sequence MKWISLCAAAALALLTADASAWSERGVALGELHGTIILPEGKPSTAVLILPGSGPVDRNGNIPGMPNNSLKMVATGLADQGIASLRIDKRGVAESRAAAPREEDLRFDTYVEDAVRWIGLLRSQDGISSVAVLGHSEGALVATLAAQRADVSALVLIAGPGVPFAELLDRQLAKAGTPEALRAASRTISAKLQRGEGVEAVPPELFALYRPSVQPYLISLLRLDPVAELAKARCRVLIVQGTTDVQIETADAERLAKARPDAKMAIIEGMNHVLKDSPPDRAANIKTYAEPDRPLSARLIPVIAEFLSGR encoded by the coding sequence ATGAAATGGATATCGCTATGCGCGGCAGCGGCGCTGGCGCTTCTGACGGCAGATGCGTCGGCGTGGTCCGAGCGCGGCGTCGCGCTCGGCGAACTTCATGGCACGATAATCCTGCCTGAAGGAAAACCGTCAACCGCCGTTCTCATCCTGCCGGGTTCCGGCCCGGTCGACCGCAACGGCAACATCCCCGGCATGCCGAACAACAGCCTCAAAATGGTGGCGACAGGTCTGGCGGATCAGGGGATCGCGTCGCTGCGCATCGACAAGCGCGGCGTGGCCGAAAGCCGCGCCGCTGCCCCGCGAGAGGAAGACTTGCGCTTCGATACATATGTCGAAGATGCGGTCCGCTGGATCGGTCTTCTTCGCTCGCAGGATGGAATTTCGTCAGTGGCGGTGCTCGGCCATAGCGAGGGGGCGCTGGTGGCGACGCTTGCGGCACAGCGCGCCGACGTTTCGGCGCTCGTTCTGATCGCCGGACCGGGCGTCCCGTTTGCAGAACTGCTCGACCGGCAGTTGGCAAAGGCAGGCACTCCGGAGGCCCTTCGCGCCGCGTCGCGGACGATCTCGGCAAAACTCCAGCGCGGCGAGGGTGTTGAAGCCGTTCCGCCGGAGCTTTTCGCGCTCTATCGACCGAGCGTGCAACCCTACCTCATCTCGCTTCTCCGCCTCGATCCGGTGGCCGAACTCGCCAAGGCGCGATGCCGCGTCCTCATCGTGCAAGGCACGACAGACGTCCAGATCGAGACCGCCGACGCCGAGCGCCTTGCGAAGGCCCGGCCGGATGCGAAGATGGCGATTATCGAGGGGATGAACCACGTTCTGAAAGATTCGCCGCCGGATCGGGCGGCGAACATCAAAACATATGCCGAACCCGACAGGCCGCTCTCGGCGCGGCTCATCCCCGTCATCGCCGAATTCCTGAGCGGGCGTTAA
- a CDS encoding SpoVR family protein → MTTVTAGRDGPLLYKDSDWDFDTLSRIYDGVAEIGDELKLDIYRPRIEVITTEQMLDAYASTGMPLFYRHWSFGKQFVRNETLYRKGWQGLAYEIVINSNPCVVYLLEENTATMQTLVLAHAAYGHNHFFKNNYVFKQWTDADGILDYLAFAKNFIADCEDKYGQAEVERVLDAAHALQNQGIHRYPGKRQMDLRSEQKRERERREHGERLFNDLWRTVPETPGGKAKKRATERDRRRALLGLPEENVLYFLEKTAPRLKPWQREVIRIVRLISQYFYPQRQTKMMNEGCATYTHYEIMQRLYDRGRITEGAYLEFLHSHTNVVAQPDFDDRRYYGLNPYALGFTMMKDIERMCVDPTAEDRAWFPDIAGNGDPIETLKDIWANYRDESFVSQFLSPAVIRKMGLFLVTDDASEKDLSVDAIHDERGYMRVRRALARHYDVSRHDPDIQIVDVDLEGDRRLELRHNVVDGVMLEEEDAERVLQHLANLWGYEVHLTEANDKGDISTRHTAEPVHPFV, encoded by the coding sequence ATGACGACGGTAACGGCAGGCAGGGACGGTCCGCTTCTGTACAAGGATAGCGACTGGGATTTCGACACTCTGTCGCGCATCTATGACGGGGTGGCGGAGATAGGCGACGAACTCAAGCTCGATATCTATCGGCCGCGGATCGAAGTCATCACGACCGAGCAGATGCTCGACGCCTACGCCTCCACCGGCATGCCGCTTTTCTACAGACACTGGTCCTTCGGCAAGCAGTTCGTGCGCAACGAAACCCTCTACCGCAAGGGCTGGCAGGGCCTCGCCTACGAAATCGTCATCAACTCCAACCCGTGTGTCGTGTATCTCCTCGAAGAGAACACCGCCACCATGCAGACGCTGGTGCTGGCGCACGCGGCATACGGGCACAACCACTTTTTCAAGAACAATTACGTTTTCAAGCAGTGGACCGACGCCGACGGCATCCTCGATTATCTGGCGTTCGCGAAGAATTTCATCGCGGATTGCGAGGACAAATACGGTCAGGCCGAGGTCGAGCGCGTGCTCGACGCTGCGCACGCTCTGCAAAATCAGGGCATTCACCGCTATCCCGGCAAGCGGCAGATGGATCTGCGCTCCGAGCAGAAACGCGAACGCGAGCGGCGCGAGCACGGCGAACGGCTGTTCAACGATCTCTGGAGAACGGTGCCGGAAACGCCCGGCGGCAAGGCGAAGAAACGCGCCACCGAGCGCGACCGTCGCCGCGCGCTTCTCGGTCTGCCCGAGGAGAACGTGCTTTACTTCCTTGAAAAGACGGCGCCCCGCCTGAAGCCGTGGCAGCGTGAAGTGATCCGTATCGTCCGGCTCATCTCCCAATATTTCTATCCGCAGCGCCAGACGAAGATGATGAACGAGGGCTGCGCAACCTACACCCACTACGAGATCATGCAGCGGCTCTATGATCGCGGTCGCATCACGGAGGGGGCCTACCTCGAATTCCTGCACTCGCACACGAACGTCGTTGCGCAGCCGGACTTCGACGACCGCCGCTATTACGGCCTGAATCCGTATGCGCTCGGCTTCACGATGATGAAGGATATCGAGCGCATGTGCGTGGACCCGACCGCGGAAGACCGCGCATGGTTCCCGGACATCGCCGGAAATGGCGATCCGATCGAGACGCTGAAGGACATCTGGGCGAACTATCGCGACGAGAGCTTCGTCTCGCAGTTCCTCAGCCCTGCCGTCATCCGCAAGATGGGCCTCTTCCTTGTGACGGACGACGCCAGCGAAAAGGACCTTTCAGTCGACGCCATCCACGACGAGCGCGGCTATATGCGTGTTCGCCGTGCGCTGGCGCGGCATTACGACGTCTCGCGCCACGATCCCGACATCCAGATCGTGGACGTGGACCTTGAAGGCGACCGACGCCTCGAACTGCGCCATAATGTGGTCGACGGGGTCATGCTGGAGGAGGAGGACGCCGAGCGCGTGCTGCAGCACCTCGCCAATTTGTGGGGCTACGAGGTTCATCTGACGGAAGCAAACGACAAGGGCGACATCTCCACCAGGCACACGGCGGAGCCGGTGCATCCGTTCGTTTAG
- a CDS encoding YeaH/YhbH family protein: MYIIDRRRDASGKSIGNRQRFIRRARALVRHAVREASKDRKITDTGKGGEIVVPVDGVHEPSLRRSSKGGSREYLLPGNKSYIEGDSIERPPSGGGKGGASADGSGEDEFRFALSDEEFIDLFLEDLELPDLAKRQVMGEGKEQPRRAGYRSSGPPASLSIQQTMRKSLARRIALRRPKVEEIAELEAQLKQLETEGGNEDKILEIREALKRQAKRSIAIPFIDPVDVRYRRFEMEPKPVAQAVMFCLMDVSGSMDEHLKDLAKRFYSLLYLFLSRRYRYVEVVFIRHTHEAKEVDEDTFFHARETGGTVVSTALEEMIRVVHDRFPPGVWNIYAAQASDGDNLPIDNEKTVSLLKTSILPLCQYYAYIEVGREPEERRRSVEPPSTLWRAYDMILSPKLPMAMRKVRDRRDIYPVFRELFERKSNAATTGA, translated from the coding sequence GTGTACATCATTGATCGGCGTCGCGATGCGAGCGGCAAGAGTATAGGCAACAGGCAGCGGTTCATCCGCCGCGCTCGGGCGCTTGTCCGGCACGCGGTGCGGGAAGCCTCGAAGGACCGCAAGATCACGGACACGGGCAAGGGCGGCGAAATCGTCGTCCCCGTGGACGGTGTGCACGAGCCTTCGCTGCGCCGAAGCAGCAAGGGTGGCAGTCGCGAATATCTTCTGCCGGGTAACAAGTCCTATATCGAGGGCGACAGCATCGAGCGGCCGCCCTCGGGCGGCGGCAAGGGCGGCGCCAGCGCGGACGGAAGCGGCGAGGACGAATTTCGCTTCGCGCTTTCGGATGAGGAGTTCATCGACCTCTTCCTTGAAGACCTGGAACTTCCCGATCTCGCCAAGCGTCAGGTCATGGGCGAAGGCAAGGAGCAACCGCGCCGCGCGGGATACCGGTCATCCGGCCCGCCGGCGTCGCTCTCGATCCAGCAGACGATGCGCAAGAGCCTCGCCCGCCGGATAGCGCTGAGGCGTCCCAAGGTAGAGGAGATCGCCGAACTCGAAGCGCAGCTCAAGCAGCTTGAAACGGAAGGCGGCAACGAGGACAAAATCCTCGAAATCCGCGAAGCGTTGAAAAGGCAGGCGAAGCGGTCCATCGCGATTCCATTCATCGATCCCGTCGATGTGCGCTATCGCCGTTTCGAGATGGAGCCGAAACCCGTCGCCCAGGCGGTCATGTTCTGCCTGATGGATGTGTCCGGCTCCATGGACGAGCATCTGAAGGATCTTGCGAAGCGCTTCTACAGCCTTCTCTACCTGTTCCTCAGCCGTCGTTATCGCTACGTGGAGGTGGTGTTCATCCGCCATACCCACGAGGCGAAAGAGGTTGACGAGGACACGTTCTTCCACGCCCGCGAGACGGGCGGCACCGTTGTGTCGACCGCGCTCGAAGAAATGATCAGGGTGGTGCACGACCGTTTCCCGCCGGGCGTCTGGAACATCTACGCCGCACAGGCTTCGGATGGCGACAATCTGCCGATCGACAACGAAAAGACGGTATCGCTCCTCAAGACGTCGATCCTGCCGCTTTGCCAGTATTACGCTTATATCGAGGTTGGCCGCGAGCCGGAGGAGCGCCGCCGCTCGGTCGAGCCGCCGAGCACGCTCTGGCGGGCCTATGATATGATCCTCTCGCCGAAACTGCCCATGGCGATGCGAAAAGTTCGCGACCGCCGCGACATCTATCCTGTCTTCCGGGAGTTGTTTGAACGGAAGAGCAACGCAGCAACCACGGGGGCCTGA
- a CDS encoding PepSY domain-containing protein, translating into MRNPFRSAAVAFSVATSAALLASPNAFAKDDDSRREIHQGIKQGDIKSLSDILVISKDKVVGEVIEAEIDRKGGKWLYELEVIDPEGLKSKVKVDAKTGDVVEGARKAQREERREERREERR; encoded by the coding sequence ATGCGTAACCCGTTCCGATCTGCTGCCGTAGCTTTTTCCGTCGCAACATCAGCAGCCTTGCTTGCTTCGCCCAACGCCTTCGCAAAGGACGATGACTCCCGGCGGGAGATCCATCAGGGCATCAAGCAGGGAGACATCAAGTCGCTCTCCGACATCCTCGTGATCTCGAAAGACAAGGTCGTCGGCGAGGTGATCGAAGCCGAAATCGACCGCAAGGGCGGCAAGTGGCTCTACGAACTCGAAGTGATCGATCCCGAGGGGTTGAAGTCCAAGGTGAAGGTCGACGCCAAGACCGGCGATGTAGTGGAAGGCGCCCGGAAGGCCCAGCGCGAGGAGCGCAGGGAAGAACGCCGCGAGGAGCGCCGCTAG
- a CDS encoding phosphoserine transaminase: protein MTATKPAARPNVAHFSSGPCAKRPGYSLENLKTAELGRSHRSKPGKAKLKLAIDKTRAILGVPQDYLIGIVAASDTGAFEMAMWSALGARGIDVFAWESFGKDWVTDITKQLKLKDVRVFDAPYGELPDLGQADFRNDVVFTWNGTTSGVRVPSGDFIPDNREGLTFCDATSAAFAQDLDWSKLDVVTFSWQKVLGGEGQHGILILSPRAVERLESYTPVWPMPKLFRMTKGGKLNREIFEGSTINTPSMLCVEDYLDALNWAESLGGLKALQARSNANFKVLADWVEKTPWVDFLATVPSTRSNTSVCLKIVDPEIATPEAQAAVAKDIASTLEKEGAALDIGAYRDAPAGLRIWAGATVEASDLEALLPWLDWAFANAKAKVAA, encoded by the coding sequence ATGACGGCCACCAAGCCTGCCGCGCGCCCCAATGTCGCGCATTTCTCCTCCGGCCCTTGCGCCAAGCGCCCCGGCTATTCCCTCGAAAACCTCAAGACCGCGGAACTGGGTCGGTCGCACCGCTCGAAGCCCGGCAAGGCCAAGCTGAAGCTCGCGATCGACAAGACGCGCGCAATCCTCGGTGTGCCGCAGGATTATCTCATCGGCATCGTCGCCGCTTCCGATACCGGCGCGTTTGAAATGGCCATGTGGTCGGCTCTCGGCGCCCGTGGCATTGACGTGTTCGCCTGGGAAAGCTTCGGCAAGGACTGGGTCACGGACATCACGAAGCAGCTCAAGCTGAAGGATGTGCGCGTGTTCGACGCGCCCTATGGCGAGCTTCCCGACCTCGGCCAGGCCGATTTCCGCAACGACGTCGTCTTCACCTGGAACGGCACCACATCGGGCGTCCGCGTTCCGAGCGGCGACTTCATTCCCGACAATCGCGAAGGTCTCACATTCTGCGACGCCACTTCGGCGGCATTCGCGCAGGATCTCGACTGGTCGAAGCTCGATGTCGTCACCTTCTCCTGGCAGAAGGTGCTTGGCGGCGAAGGGCAGCACGGCATTCTGATCCTGTCTCCGCGCGCCGTCGAACGCCTCGAAAGCTACACGCCGGTGTGGCCGATGCCGAAGCTATTCCGCATGACGAAGGGCGGCAAGCTCAACCGCGAGATCTTCGAAGGCTCCACCATCAACACGCCGTCCATGCTCTGCGTCGAAGACTATCTCGACGCGCTGAACTGGGCGGAAAGTCTCGGCGGCCTCAAGGCGCTTCAGGCGCGCTCCAACGCGAACTTCAAGGTGCTCGCCGACTGGGTCGAGAAGACGCCGTGGGTCGACTTCCTCGCCACCGTGCCGTCCACGCGCTCCAACACCAGCGTGTGCCTCAAGATCGTCGATCCCGAGATCGCGACCCCGGAGGCTCAGGCCGCCGTCGCCAAGGACATCGCCTCCACGCTCGAAAAGGAAGGCGCTGCGCTCGACATCGGTGCTTATCGCGATGCGCCTGCCGGGCTTCGCATCTGGGCGGGCGCGACCGTCGAGGCGTCGGACCTCGAAGCGCTCCTGCCGTGGCTCGACTGGGCTTTCGCCAACGCGAAGGCCAAGGTCGCCGCTTAA
- the serA gene encoding phosphoglycerate dehydrogenase: MTAPRVLVADKLSPAAAEIFKNRGIEVDTKIGLDKDQLAEIIGNYDGLAIRSATKVTEKVLAAAERLKVVGRAGIGVDNVDVPAATARGVIVMNTPFGNSITTAEHAISLLTALARQIPEADRSTHAGKWEKSKFMGVEITSKTLGIIGCGNIGSIVADRAQGLRMKVIAFDPFLTEERALDLGVERVTLEELFRRADFITLHTPLTEKTKNIINAESIDTMKKGVRIINCARGGLIVEQALADAIKAGHVAGAALDVFEVEPAKENVLFNLPNVIATPHLGASTSEAQENVALQVAEQMADYLLTGAISNAVNFPSITAEEAPKLKPFVKLAELLGSFAGQLTEAAPNFIRLEYAGDVADMNTRALTSAAISGVLRHFLHVNMVSGPAVAKERGIKVEETKRGQEGAYETYIRVTLKTEKQEISIAGTVFSDGKPRVIQINHVPMDAEFAPNMLFTVNADKPGHIGALGTLLGNEGVNIATFNLGREAQGGKAMALVTVDEPVSDATIEKALALPHVVRAARLSF; encoded by the coding sequence ATGACTGCGCCTCGCGTGCTTGTCGCTGACAAGCTTTCTCCCGCCGCCGCTGAAATCTTCAAGAATCGCGGCATCGAAGTCGATACCAAGATCGGCCTCGACAAGGACCAACTCGCCGAAATCATCGGCAATTACGACGGTCTCGCCATCCGCTCCGCGACGAAGGTCACCGAAAAGGTGCTCGCCGCCGCCGAACGTCTGAAAGTGGTGGGCCGCGCGGGCATCGGCGTCGATAACGTGGACGTGCCCGCCGCCACCGCGCGCGGCGTCATCGTCATGAACACGCCGTTCGGCAACTCCATCACCACCGCAGAGCATGCCATTTCGCTGCTGACGGCGCTCGCCCGCCAGATCCCGGAAGCGGACCGCTCCACGCACGCGGGCAAGTGGGAAAAGTCGAAGTTCATGGGCGTCGAAATCACGTCCAAGACACTCGGCATCATCGGCTGCGGCAATATCGGCTCCATCGTTGCGGATCGCGCGCAGGGCCTTCGCATGAAGGTCATCGCGTTCGACCCCTTCCTGACGGAAGAGCGCGCGCTCGACCTCGGCGTCGAGCGCGTCACGCTTGAGGAACTGTTCCGCCGCGCGGACTTCATCACGCTGCACACGCCGCTGACGGAAAAGACGAAGAACATCATCAACGCCGAGTCCATCGACACGATGAAGAAGGGCGTGCGCATCATCAATTGCGCCCGTGGCGGCCTCATCGTCGAACAGGCGCTGGCGGATGCCATCAAGGCGGGTCATGTGGCCGGTGCGGCGCTCGACGTGTTCGAGGTGGAACCCGCGAAAGAGAACGTGCTGTTCAATCTGCCGAACGTGATCGCCACGCCGCATCTCGGCGCGAGCACGTCGGAAGCGCAGGAGAACGTCGCGCTTCAGGTGGCCGAGCAGATGGCGGATTACCTTCTCACCGGCGCGATTTCTAATGCCGTCAACTTCCCGTCGATCACGGCGGAAGAAGCGCCGAAGCTGAAGCCGTTCGTGAAGCTCGCCGAACTGCTCGGCTCTTTTGCCGGCCAGCTCACCGAAGCCGCGCCGAACTTCATCCGCCTCGAATATGCGGGCGATGTTGCCGACATGAACACGCGCGCGCTGACCTCCGCGGCGATCTCGGGCGTTCTGCGCCACTTCCTGCACGTCAACATGGTGTCGGGTCCGGCGGTCGCGAAGGAACGCGGCATCAAGGTCGAGGAAACGAAGCGCGGTCAGGAAGGCGCCTACGAAACCTATATCCGCGTGACGCTGAAGACCGAGAAGCAGGAAATTTCCATCGCCGGAACGGTGTTCTCCGATGGCAAGCCGCGCGTCATCCAGATCAATCACGTTCCCATGGACGCCGAGTTCGCGCCAAACATGCTGTTCACGGTGAACGCCGACAAGCCGGGCCACATCGGCGCGCTCGGCACGCTGCTCGGCAATGAGGGTGTCAACATTGCGACGTTCAACCTCGGCCGCGAAGCGCAGGGCGGCAAGGCGATGGCGCTCGTCACCGTCGACGAGCCGGTGAGCGATGCGACCATCGAGAAGGCGCTGGCGTTGCCGCACGTCGTGCGCGCCGCGCGCCTCAGCTTCTAG